A single Sphingomonas kaistensis DNA region contains:
- a CDS encoding ribonuclease H-like domain-containing protein — translation MKTVIIDIETVLDEEAAERCSYVPMDEFAPFPLHRIVCASALSVTTSASGQHLYALESFSRGGMSERGIIMSLEAAVDDASVVVSFNGCRFDLPVLLTRAMVHEAHVPRLIDLQNRSRVGKHVDLFDNLKRDAAPVSLAQLCAPFGIPVKQEPTASVAELVAQEDWAALKRYCQTDVVGCWLASLFWGKVQEPGFARARWREFSIWAAQNASEYPSLAAFVNVPEPPRHAYPARGLDDFNF, via the coding sequence ATGAAGACCGTTATTATCGACATCGAAACCGTCCTCGACGAAGAGGCTGCCGAGCGCTGCAGCTATGTTCCTATGGACGAGTTCGCCCCGTTCCCCCTGCACCGCATCGTGTGCGCCAGCGCCTTGTCTGTCACGACAAGCGCCTCGGGGCAGCATCTCTACGCTCTGGAGAGCTTCTCGCGCGGAGGGATGAGCGAACGCGGCATCATCATGTCGCTTGAGGCGGCGGTGGATGACGCCAGCGTCGTGGTGAGCTTCAACGGGTGCCGTTTCGACCTGCCGGTCCTGCTTACCCGTGCGATGGTCCATGAAGCGCACGTACCTCGCCTCATCGATCTCCAGAACCGGTCGCGGGTGGGCAAGCATGTCGACCTGTTCGACAACCTGAAGCGCGATGCGGCGCCCGTCAGTCTCGCCCAGCTCTGCGCGCCGTTCGGCATCCCGGTGAAGCAGGAGCCGACCGCCAGCGTCGCCGAGCTCGTCGCCCAAGAGGATTGGGCTGCCCTGAAGCGCTACTGCCAGACCGATGTGGTGGGCTGCTGGCTGGCCAGCCTGTTCTGGGGCAAGGTTCAGGAGCCTGGCTTCGCTCGCGCACGCTGGCGGGAGTTCTCCATCTGGGCGGCCCAGAACGCCAGCGAGTACCCGAGCCTTGCCGCGTTTGTGAACGTCCCGGAGCCGCCGCGCCACGCGTATCCGGCACGCGGCCTCGACGATTTCAACTTCTAG
- a CDS encoding N-6 DNA methylase, with protein MIRPFSAQIAHLAWRHGLSGDEAVLLAAGLGLASSIGVTFQQAGSTRGLLAEVAGSLRPRDDADGLASAREWLRHPSAPYELFDSLDGSVEALLESTAGPMDWDAELDALLEAASYRGPVIGMPVAIAAAMLDVLALPAAGNCACTFGPTATIAWALSERRHVKFYAGDPDTARLFSMFAAASGRDLLVDRRNPLDGSFAPVQSEVASRDRPPLEEVDHLISVSPFGQRVRNIDETVVSIEALQVQRLRRFARKTFLTIVPDGFLFRDSRSEADVRRDLVETAAVEVESLPAGVFGRSQGISTSLVRVRESKGGKPVRFLDGRNMRSQTTGKIQERLLIQHLQDWPQMRDHEDRSAMVPTDTIAANNFVLMPDRYVRPKALQTIQDAVAELPQVALTDVATIERGKAPRPTHEAEGEPALVCLELAPGDIQGGFVGKPRRTVAFSADEAQRARNVGVRPGDILVSIKGNVGICGMVPEAAPSPEDEEPWIISQSLAIIRYRPNPHIPSPEILNAVLTAPWVRRGLERLAGGSTVRTLSMNDLRKMEIPVLPAAQLAAVGKVLDQVTQEREEVAERLASIGSYQRRIWAKLWGMNPDKQDHSLYA; from the coding sequence ATGATCAGACCCTTTTCAGCGCAGATCGCCCACCTTGCGTGGCGACACGGCTTGAGCGGCGACGAGGCGGTGCTGCTAGCCGCAGGCCTCGGCCTTGCAAGTTCGATTGGCGTGACCTTCCAGCAAGCCGGGAGCACACGCGGCCTACTTGCCGAAGTGGCTGGCAGCCTGCGCCCTCGAGACGATGCTGACGGTCTGGCCTCGGCAAGGGAGTGGCTGCGACATCCCTCGGCTCCTTACGAGCTTTTTGACAGCCTTGATGGGAGCGTGGAAGCGCTGCTGGAATCCACGGCAGGTCCCATGGACTGGGATGCGGAGCTCGACGCATTGCTCGAAGCGGCGAGCTACAGGGGGCCTGTCATCGGAATGCCGGTGGCCATAGCAGCGGCAATGCTTGATGTTCTGGCGCTCCCAGCCGCAGGTAATTGTGCTTGCACCTTCGGACCCACCGCCACCATCGCTTGGGCTCTCTCGGAGCGCCGCCATGTGAAGTTCTACGCGGGCGATCCAGACACCGCCCGCCTTTTCTCGATGTTTGCGGCGGCGTCCGGAAGAGACTTGCTGGTCGATCGGCGGAATCCACTGGATGGGTCATTCGCTCCGGTCCAATCCGAGGTTGCCAGCCGTGACCGGCCTCCTCTTGAGGAGGTCGATCACCTCATCTCGGTTTCTCCATTCGGACAACGCGTGCGCAACATCGACGAGACAGTCGTTTCCATTGAGGCATTGCAAGTTCAGCGTCTTCGCCGTTTCGCACGCAAGACGTTCCTTACCATTGTTCCTGATGGGTTTCTCTTCAGGGACAGCCGCAGCGAAGCGGATGTGAGGCGTGATCTCGTCGAGACGGCTGCCGTCGAAGTTGAAAGCCTTCCCGCCGGCGTGTTCGGGCGATCCCAAGGGATCTCCACCTCCTTGGTTCGCGTCCGCGAGAGCAAGGGCGGGAAGCCAGTTCGCTTCCTCGACGGTCGCAACATGCGGTCTCAGACCACCGGGAAGATCCAGGAGCGACTGTTGATCCAGCACCTCCAAGACTGGCCGCAAATGCGGGATCACGAAGATCGGTCGGCCATGGTCCCGACAGACACGATCGCCGCGAACAACTTCGTCCTGATGCCGGACCGCTATGTGCGGCCAAAGGCCCTGCAGACCATTCAGGATGCGGTTGCTGAGCTTCCTCAAGTGGCGCTGACGGACGTTGCAACCATCGAGCGGGGGAAGGCTCCGCGGCCTACGCATGAAGCCGAAGGTGAGCCAGCGCTGGTCTGCCTCGAGCTTGCTCCTGGCGATATCCAGGGCGGCTTTGTCGGGAAGCCTCGGAGAACAGTGGCCTTCTCGGCCGACGAGGCTCAACGTGCCAGGAACGTGGGTGTGAGGCCCGGCGACATCCTCGTGAGCATCAAAGGCAACGTCGGAATTTGCGGGATGGTGCCCGAAGCGGCTCCGAGCCCAGAGGATGAGGAGCCGTGGATCATTTCTCAAAGTCTTGCCATCATCCGGTACCGTCCCAATCCGCACATTCCCTCGCCTGAAATCCTCAACGCGGTTTTGACGGCGCCTTGGGTACGGAGAGGGCTCGAGCGACTTGCGGGCGGATCGACAGTCCGGACTCTCTCCATGAACGATCTTCGCAAGATGGAGATACCCGTGCTTCCCGCAGCCCAGCTGGCGGCGGTAGGCAAGGTCCTCGACCAGGTTACGCAGGAACGAGAAGAAGTCGCAGAGCGGCTTGCCTCGATCGGCAGCTACCAACGCCGAATCTGGGCGAAACTCTGGGGCATGAACCCCGACAAACAGGACCATTCTCTGTATGCTTAA
- a CDS encoding class I SAM-dependent DNA methyltransferase has protein sequence MLNREIRSQVDRLRDALWSGGVSNPLTGVEQLTYLLFIRRLDEIQSREEAKAVALGRDVARRIFPDGKDGLETPGFRDGGCPYELMRWSRFKNEKPERMFEILDSHVFPFVRTLGGAESVMAAHMKGARLAFTRPALLDKLVQGLDAIPMDDRDTKGDIYEYLLSMIASAGENGQFRTPRHIIELMVRMMAPKPTDTICDPAAGTAGFLMVAAEYLRATHPEIFRDAKLRDHFETKAFTGFDFDETMLRIGAMNLMLHGIEEPRISYRDSLAEDSGDDAGSYSLILANPPFAGSLDHESCAKDLQRVVKTKKTELLFLALFLRMLKTGGRAAVIVPDGVLFGSSTAHKRIRHTLVDDHKVEAVISLPAGVFRPYAGVSTAILIFTKTGRGGTDHVWYYDMTADGKSLDDKRNDLLPEELQGPCPTRPLADEELAKNNLPDVLARWAVRDGIERSRPRTAQSFTVSRDEIAAADYDLSINRYKEVEHDRVEHDRPEIILAELRKLEGEIAAGLTRLEEMLA, from the coding sequence ATGCTTAATCGCGAAATCCGTAGTCAGGTCGACCGTCTTCGTGACGCCCTCTGGTCCGGGGGTGTGTCGAACCCGCTGACCGGCGTCGAGCAGTTGACCTATCTTCTCTTCATCCGCCGGCTCGATGAAATCCAGTCGCGGGAAGAAGCCAAGGCGGTGGCTCTCGGCCGCGACGTCGCTCGCCGCATCTTCCCAGACGGCAAGGACGGGCTGGAAACGCCTGGCTTTCGCGATGGCGGTTGCCCCTACGAGCTAATGCGCTGGTCGCGGTTCAAGAACGAGAAGCCGGAGCGCATGTTCGAGATCCTCGACAGCCACGTCTTCCCATTCGTCCGCACGCTTGGCGGCGCGGAGTCTGTCATGGCCGCCCACATGAAGGGTGCCCGACTGGCTTTCACCCGGCCGGCGTTGCTCGACAAGCTGGTGCAGGGCCTCGACGCCATTCCGATGGATGATCGCGACACGAAGGGCGACATCTACGAATACCTCCTCTCGATGATCGCCTCGGCGGGTGAGAACGGGCAATTCAGGACACCCCGCCACATCATCGAGCTGATGGTCCGCATGATGGCACCCAAGCCCACCGACACCATCTGCGACCCGGCGGCTGGCACTGCGGGGTTCCTGATGGTGGCAGCGGAATACCTTCGCGCCACCCATCCGGAGATCTTCCGTGACGCCAAGCTTCGGGATCACTTCGAGACAAAGGCTTTCACCGGCTTCGATTTTGACGAGACGATGCTCCGCATCGGCGCGATGAACTTGATGCTGCACGGTATCGAGGAGCCACGGATTTCTTATCGGGACAGCTTGGCCGAGGACTCAGGGGACGATGCCGGGTCTTATTCCCTGATCCTTGCCAATCCACCCTTCGCTGGCAGCCTAGATCATGAGAGCTGCGCCAAGGACCTGCAGCGGGTGGTCAAAACTAAAAAGACTGAGCTTCTATTTCTGGCGCTGTTCCTGCGAATGCTGAAGACCGGCGGCCGAGCCGCGGTGATCGTGCCCGATGGGGTGCTGTTCGGCAGCTCAACCGCGCACAAACGTATACGCCACACGCTGGTCGATGATCACAAGGTTGAGGCCGTCATCAGCCTTCCGGCAGGCGTATTTCGACCATATGCCGGCGTTTCCACTGCCATCTTGATCTTCACCAAGACAGGTCGCGGGGGCACCGATCATGTTTGGTATTACGACATGACGGCTGACGGTAAGTCACTGGACGATAAGCGAAATGACCTCCTGCCCGAGGAACTACAGGGTCCATGCCCGACGCGACCCCTGGCCGATGAAGAGCTAGCAAAGAACAACCTACCCGACGTCCTTGCCCGCTGGGCTGTTCGCGATGGCATCGAACGGAGCCGTCCTCGCACTGCGCAGAGCTTCACGGTCTCACGCGATGAGATTGCAGCGGCGGACTATGACCTGTCGATCAACCGCTACAAGGAGGTTGAGCACGATCGGGTCGAGCACGACCGACCGGAGATAATCCTTGCCGAACTGCGCAAGCTGGAGGGTGAGATTGCCGCAGGGCTGACGCGGCTTGAGGAGATGCTTGCGTGA
- a CDS encoding restriction endonuclease subunit S: protein MSWPIVPLGDIAEIERDGVAPEEILPGTPYLGLEHIEQGGRILSRQQVASGELASTKFRFSSDHILYGKLRPYLAKIALPDFAGICSTDIVPLRPGEEVNRQYLAHFLRQPSMVGYAASRATGANLPRLSPKALAKFGVPLPPLPEQKRIAAILDKAEDLCRKQSSFQCQLRSIVAAEFEHRFSAPHSWQPLGEVVVDTLIGLVRGSEEFGRTFAIPYVRMDAISTDGAYLPEKVQNTEASAEELSRYAVVEGDLLFNTRNSRELVGKSAVYRGSGAVVFNNNIMRIRLRDGWNSRFLDSYLRSSKGRQQLEQRKSGTTSVWAVYWSKLQTLPVPAVEPEEQANFGEFADEVHARLTIGAKRQTYLDNLFAALQHRAFRGEL, encoded by the coding sequence GTGAGCTGGCCAATCGTTCCGCTGGGCGATATCGCCGAGATCGAACGTGATGGAGTCGCGCCCGAGGAGATTTTGCCCGGCACCCCTTACCTCGGCCTCGAGCATATCGAGCAGGGCGGCCGAATCCTGTCGCGGCAGCAAGTGGCTAGCGGTGAACTCGCGAGCACTAAGTTCCGCTTCAGTTCGGACCATATCCTCTACGGCAAGCTCCGCCCCTATCTGGCAAAGATTGCGCTGCCGGATTTTGCCGGGATCTGCAGCACCGACATTGTACCCCTCCGTCCAGGCGAAGAGGTCAATCGACAGTATCTAGCGCACTTTCTGCGGCAGCCCTCAATGGTCGGCTATGCGGCATCCCGTGCAACGGGCGCCAACCTACCGAGGCTCAGCCCAAAGGCGCTGGCGAAGTTCGGCGTTCCATTACCTCCGCTGCCCGAGCAGAAGCGGATCGCGGCAATCCTCGACAAGGCGGAAGATCTCTGCCGTAAGCAAAGCTCATTTCAGTGCCAGTTGCGATCCATTGTCGCAGCAGAATTTGAGCACCGCTTCTCGGCGCCCCATTCCTGGCAGCCGCTAGGGGAAGTTGTAGTTGACACACTCATCGGTCTCGTTCGAGGAAGCGAGGAGTTCGGGCGCACCTTTGCCATCCCTTACGTTCGCATGGATGCAATCTCTACAGATGGCGCCTACCTGCCGGAGAAGGTCCAGAACACTGAAGCAAGTGCGGAAGAGTTGTCGCGCTATGCGGTTGTCGAGGGCGACTTGCTGTTCAACACCCGTAACTCACGCGAGTTAGTAGGCAAGAGTGCCGTTTATCGTGGAAGTGGCGCCGTGGTCTTCAACAACAATATCATGCGCATTCGCCTCCGAGACGGTTGGAATTCACGGTTCCTCGACTCCTATCTACGCTCCAGTAAGGGCCGTCAGCAGCTTGAACAGCGAAAGAGCGGAACCACCAGCGTCTGGGCAGTCTACTGGTCTAAGCTCCAGACGTTGCCAGTTCCCGCCGTGGAGCCGGAAGAGCAAGCCAACTTTGGGGAGTTCGCCGACGAGGTGCATGCCCGATTGACCATCGGTGCCAAACGGCAGACCTACCTCGACAATCTCTTTGCCGCTCTTCAACATCGTGCCTTTCGCGGGGAGCTTTGA